From Pseudanabaena sp. PCC 6802, one genomic window encodes:
- a CDS encoding LOG family protein — MTNGNGFKDPKNTASLRAELNSLLDRIQDVEHGEIVAQALASILQISQTQTEKLDWKVIVGSLQDMRKAIAAFHPYRYTRKVSIFGSARTPPSEPEYIQAVNFARCITAKGFMVLTGAGGGIMAAGNEGAGQAHSFGLNIDLPFEQTTNAHLQDDARLIQFKYFFTRKLFFLRESDAIALFPGGFGTQDEFFECLTLCQTGKSTPKALVLVDKPGGDYWLQWDEYMRKHLLERRLISEEDRSLYTIVDDVGAACEAIGNFYSIYHSSRWVGNLFAIRLNCNISDSHLDRLNQNFSDILVSGKIERSNALEAEKQDEHILHLPRLIMYFNQISYGRLNELIAEINRVGADEEELLLSCPLTQLR, encoded by the coding sequence ATGACGAATGGAAATGGTTTTAAAGATCCCAAAAATACTGCTAGCCTCCGAGCAGAGCTAAATAGCCTTTTAGATCGCATCCAGGATGTAGAACATGGCGAGATCGTAGCTCAGGCGCTTGCCTCGATTTTGCAAATTAGTCAGACGCAAACCGAGAAGTTGGATTGGAAAGTGATCGTTGGTTCGCTCCAGGATATGCGTAAGGCGATCGCAGCTTTTCATCCCTATCGCTACACCCGCAAAGTCAGCATCTTTGGCTCTGCCCGCACGCCACCGAGCGAGCCGGAATATATCCAGGCTGTGAATTTTGCCCGTTGCATTACCGCCAAGGGTTTTATGGTGCTCACTGGTGCGGGTGGCGGCATTATGGCAGCGGGTAATGAGGGGGCGGGGCAGGCTCATTCTTTTGGCTTAAATATCGATCTGCCGTTCGAACAAACCACAAACGCACACTTGCAGGATGACGCGCGGCTGATTCAGTTTAAGTACTTTTTTACGCGCAAGTTGTTCTTCTTGCGCGAGAGCGATGCGATCGCTCTATTTCCGGGCGGCTTTGGTACGCAGGACGAGTTTTTTGAGTGCCTGACGCTTTGCCAAACGGGGAAATCGACCCCCAAAGCACTGGTGTTGGTAGATAAACCAGGCGGCGACTACTGGTTGCAGTGGGATGAATATATGCGGAAGCATTTGCTAGAGCGCCGCTTGATCAGTGAAGAAGACCGCAGTCTTTATACAATTGTGGATGATGTGGGGGCTGCCTGCGAAGCGATCGGCAACTTCTACAGCATTTACCACTCTAGTCGCTGGGTTGGGAACTTGTTTGCGATCAGGCTGAACTGCAATATCTCTGACTCCCATCTGGATCGTCTCAATCAAAATTTCAGCGATATTTTGGTGTCCGGCAAGATCGAACGCAGCAATGCTTTAGAGGCAGAAAAGCAGGACGAGCACATTTTGCATTTGCCGCGCTTGATCATGTACTTTAACCAGATAAGTTACGGTCGCCTCAACGAGTTAATCGCTGAAATTAACCGGGTGGGAGCTGACGAAGAAGAGCTTTTGCTATCTTGCCCGCTCACGCAGTTGCGCTAG